A part of Aquaspirillum sp. LM1 genomic DNA contains:
- a CDS encoding RNA-guided endonuclease TnpB family protein, translated as MQRLQAYKYELMPTSEQQRDMRRFAGSCRFVFNKALALQKARYERGEKKLGYAGLCKLLTEWRHSAETAWLADAPTHPLQQTLKDLERAYTNFFARRADFPRFKKKGQSDSFRYPDPKQIKLDQANSRIFLPKLGWLRYRNSREVLGAVKNVTVSQSCGKWFVSIQTEREIEQPIPQGGAVGIDMGITRFATLSDGTFHAPLNSFKRHETALRRAQRAMSRKQKFSSNWKKAKARVQRIHSRIGNARRDYLHKCSTTISQNHAMVCIEDLQVRNMSKSAAGSPEKPGKQVRAKSGLNKSILDQGWFEFRRQLDYKLAWNGGHLIAVPAQNTSRTCPCCGHVSADNRQTQAKFECVACGFEENADVVGAINVLRAGHARLACEVSGAVMPPAAGTRRSDSCRLDAGMSAVGIPRL; from the coding sequence ATGCAACGACTTCAAGCCTACAAATACGAACTGATGCCGACCAGCGAACAGCAGCGCGACATGCGGCGCTTCGCCGGGTCGTGCCGCTTCGTGTTCAACAAGGCGCTGGCGTTGCAGAAGGCGCGCTACGAGCGTGGAGAGAAGAAACTGGGCTATGCGGGCCTGTGCAAGCTGCTCACCGAGTGGCGCCACAGCGCAGAAACGGCATGGCTGGCCGATGCGCCAACGCATCCGCTGCAGCAGACGCTCAAGGACCTGGAACGGGCCTACACCAACTTCTTCGCCAGACGCGCTGACTTCCCGCGTTTCAAGAAGAAGGGCCAGTCCGACAGCTTCCGTTATCCAGACCCGAAACAGATCAAGCTCGACCAGGCCAACAGCCGAATCTTCCTGCCCAAGCTCGGCTGGCTGCGCTACCGCAACAGCCGGGAAGTATTGGGTGCGGTGAAAAATGTGACCGTGAGCCAGTCCTGCGGCAAATGGTTCGTGTCGATCCAGACCGAACGCGAGATTGAGCAGCCCATCCCGCAGGGTGGTGCCGTCGGCATCGACATGGGCATCACCCGTTTCGCCACGCTCTCGGACGGCACGTTCCATGCCCCGCTCAACAGCTTCAAACGGCATGAAACCGCCTTGCGCCGTGCGCAACGTGCGATGAGCCGCAAACAGAAGTTCAGCAGCAACTGGAAGAAGGCCAAAGCCCGCGTCCAGCGCATCCATTCCCGCATCGGCAACGCCCGCCGCGACTACCTGCACAAGTGCTCCACCACGATCAGCCAAAACCACGCGATGGTGTGTATCGAGGACTTGCAGGTGAGAAACATGTCCAAGTCGGCAGCAGGCAGCCCCGAAAAGCCGGGGAAGCAGGTTCGGGCCAAATCCGGCCTGAACAAGTCCATCCTCGATCAAGGCTGGTTCGAATTCCGTCGCCAACTGGACTACAAGCTGGCGTGGAACGGCGGGCATCTCATCGCCGTGCCGGCGCAGAACACCAGCCGCACCTGTCCGTGTTGCGGCCATGTGTCGGCGGATAACCGCCAGACGCAGGCCAAGTTCGAGTGTGTGGCGTGTGGTTTCGAGGAAAACGCCGATGTGGTCGGCGCGATCAATGTGCTAAGGGCGGGACACGCCCGGTTAGCCTGTGAAGTGAGCGGTGCAGTCATGCCGCCAGCAGCAGGAACCCGCCGAAGCGACTCATGCCGGCTCGATGCCGGGATGAGCGCCGTAGGAATCCCCCGACTTTAG
- a CDS encoding substrate-binding domain-containing protein: protein MLKPRWMLWLALLLMAGAQAAPTVRVAVVGGLTLSGVWPRLASKASAATGLSIDTVAAAPKEGVIPAFSRGDADLLLIHGSDESFALLAAGLAAPLRAWAFNEHVLVGPANDPAQVASAGSGRAAMARIVAANAPLLAFRDPGSFSIAQALFRRAGVRPGPDQQLYDDAESPQAVLASAARQHAYAVVGHIPVALGKMPSHGLKVLLHGDPAMRRVYVLIEPGPAHPASAEQRQHARQLADYLLSPAGQADLRAADREAGGPWVFPLQAE, encoded by the coding sequence ATGCTTAAGCCACGCTGGATGCTGTGGCTGGCGCTGCTGCTGATGGCCGGGGCGCAGGCTGCGCCCACGGTGCGGGTGGCGGTGGTGGGTGGCCTCACCCTGAGCGGGGTGTGGCCCAGATTGGCCAGCAAGGCCAGCGCCGCCACCGGGCTGAGCATCGACACAGTGGCTGCTGCGCCCAAGGAAGGGGTGATTCCGGCCTTCAGCCGGGGTGATGCCGACCTGCTGCTGATTCATGGCAGCGACGAAAGCTTTGCCCTGCTGGCCGCCGGCCTGGCCGCCCCGCTACGCGCCTGGGCGTTCAATGAACATGTGCTGGTGGGCCCGGCCAATGATCCGGCACAGGTGGCCAGTGCGGGCAGTGGCCGCGCCGCCATGGCGCGGATTGTGGCTGCCAATGCGCCGCTGCTGGCGTTTCGCGATCCGGGCAGCTTCAGCATTGCCCAAGCCTTGTTCCGCCGCGCCGGGGTACGGCCCGGCCCTGACCAGCAGCTGTACGACGACGCCGAATCGCCGCAGGCCGTGCTGGCCAGCGCAGCGCGTCAGCACGCCTATGCGGTGGTTGGGCATATTCCGGTGGCGTTGGGCAAAATGCCCAGCCATGGGCTGAAGGTGCTGCTGCACGGCGACCCGGCCATGCGGCGCGTGTACGTGCTGATAGAGCCCGGCCCGGCGCATCCGGCCAGTGCCGAACAGCGCCAGCACGCCCGGCAACTGGCCGATTACCTGCTCAGCCCCGCTGGCCAGGCCGATTTGCGCGCCGCCGACCGCGAGGCCGGCGGGCCATGGGTGTTTCCGCTCCAGGCGGAATAA
- the htpX gene encoding protease HtpX — protein sequence MNFKRVALFLATNLAIMLVLSVTASLLGVNRYLTSGGLNLGALLGFAMVMGFGGSFISLLMSKTMAKWSTGAEIIDQPRNQTEAWLVNTVARHAQRAGIAMPEVAIYEGEANAFATGPSRNNSLVAVSTGLLHGMSQQEVEAVIAHEVAHVANGDMVTLTLIQGVVNTFVFFLARVVGYAIDSALRRNDEESSGPGIGYMVTVFVCEMVFGILASMIVAYFSRQREYAADAGAAELMGSTQPMIGALRRLGGVDGNDLPKDMQAMGIAGGAMSLFASHPSLEDRIAALQSY from the coding sequence ATGAACTTCAAACGTGTTGCCCTGTTTCTTGCCACCAACCTGGCCATCATGCTGGTGCTCAGCGTGACCGCCAGCCTGCTGGGGGTGAATCGCTATCTCACCTCCGGCGGCCTTAACCTGGGGGCGCTGCTGGGCTTTGCCATGGTGATGGGCTTTGGTGGCTCATTCATTTCGCTGCTGATGTCCAAAACCATGGCCAAATGGTCTACTGGCGCGGAGATCATCGACCAGCCGCGTAACCAGACCGAAGCCTGGCTGGTCAACACCGTGGCCCGCCACGCCCAGCGCGCTGGCATTGCCATGCCGGAAGTGGCCATCTACGAAGGCGAGGCCAATGCCTTTGCCACCGGCCCGTCGCGCAATAATTCCCTGGTGGCGGTATCCACCGGCCTGCTGCACGGCATGAGCCAGCAGGAAGTGGAAGCGGTGATTGCCCATGAAGTGGCGCATGTGGCCAATGGTGACATGGTGACGCTGACGCTGATTCAGGGCGTGGTGAACACCTTTGTGTTTTTCCTGGCGCGGGTGGTGGGCTACGCCATCGACAGCGCCTTGCGCCGCAATGACGAAGAATCGTCCGGCCCCGGCATTGGCTATATGGTGACGGTGTTTGTCTGTGAGATGGTGTTTGGCATTCTGGCCAGCATGATCGTTGCCTACTTCTCGCGTCAGCGCGAATACGCTGCCGATGCGGGTGCCGCCGAGCTGATGGGTTCCACCCAGCCGATGATCGGTGCCCTGCGCCGGCTGGGTGGCGTGGATGGCAATGACCTGCCCAAGGACATGCAGGCAATGGGCATTGCTGGCGGCGCGATGTCGCTGTTTGCCAGCCATCCCAGCCTGGAAGACCGCATCGCCGCCTTGCAGTCGTATTGA